CTGACCGTGAGGTTGAGCGTCGCTCAGACCGGCGGGGTCTCCGACGCGGGCGCGTGGCGGTCGCTGCCCGAGCAGGACTTCACGCTCACGGTCGGCGAGCGGGACGGCTTCCTCGTCTACACCTGGACCCTGAAGGAGGGCCGCAAGGTCCCGGCGGGCGAATGGGTGTTCGCGGGGCAGTTCGACCACGAGCGCGGCGGCCGTGACGCCGGCGCCGACCGTTACGCGGTGACGGCCGCCGCCGGTTCGGAGCGGCTGTCCGTGGGTGGCGGTTTCGCGGCCGTGGACGACGCCGAAGACGACTCGTGAAAAATTCCTGAAGGCACGGCAACCCTTCCTTCACCGGTGGCGACCACCAGGCGCAAGAGTCACCACCCATTGAGGAATCGGTACATGAGTGCACCAGCAGAACAGCGCGTCCGCCATCGCCGCCGGGTCACCAAGCGGCGTGCGGTGATCGCCGGGTTATCCGCGTTCGGCATCACGGGAGCGGCGATCGTCACCACGTCGATGCTGTCCACCGCGGGCGCCGCATCCTCCTGGCCCACGGACAAGGGCAAGACGCCCGTGTCGGCGACCATTCCGGTCTCCGGTGTCCGCGACGGCGGGATGAAGATGTTCTACGGCTCCGGCGCGCTCGGCGGCGACAGCCAGGACGAGGGCCAGGCCCCCCTCTTCGAGCTGGCCGACGGAGCGGTGCTGAAGAACGTCATCATCGGCACCCCGGCCGCGGACGGTGTGCACTGCAAGGGCAGCTGCACGCTCCAGAACGTGTGGTGGACGGACGTCGGCGAGGACGCGGCCAGCTTCAAGGGCAAGTCGTCGTCGGCCGTCTACAAGGTGATCGGCGGCGGCGCGAAGAACGCCGACGACAAGGTGCTCCAGTTCAACGGCGCCGGCACGCTGAACGTGTCGGGCTTCCAGGTGCAGAACGCCGGGAAGCTGGTGCGCTCCTGCGGCAACTGCAAGACGCAGTACAAGCGCACGGTCGTGCTGAGCGACATCGACGTCACGGCGCCGATGAACTCGATCGTCGGCGTGAACGCCAACTACGGCGACACGGCCACGCTGTCGAAGATCCGCATCCACGGCGACAGCAAGAAGAAGATCAAGACGTGTGTGCGCTTCGAGGGCAACAACACCGGCAAGGAGCCCAAGGAGCTGACCCCGGCCGGCCCGGACGGCAAGACCTGCAAGTTCAAGGCCTCGGACATCAGCTACCAGTGATGCCGCAGCACGTGTGAGCTCCGGCCGGCCCGAATCCCCCTTGGGCCGGCCGGATGCCGGAGGTCCGGGCCCCCAGCCGGGCCACCCGGCACCCCGACCCTCCGGAGCCCCCCTCCGGACGGTCGAACAGCCCTGGCCGAGCCCCCCTCGGCCGGTCGGCAGGGCGCCCCCGCCGGTTCGCACCGGCGGGGGCGTCGTCGTGTCCGCAGGTCCCGGGTGGGGTGCCCTAGTGGGTGTCCGTAAAATCCCGTCGTCCGCCCAGAGGGCGGGCCCTGCGGCGTCCGGTGCGTGCTCTGGGGGTACCCCCTGCTCGAAGAGCTTGGGGGAGCGTGCCGGGCGTCGCAGGGCAGGCGGGACTTTGCGGACACGCCCTTAGCTTGTCATTTATGGTCCGATGTCGAACGCGGCTCGAACTTGGTCGGCGTTTTCGCAGTCCAGCGGACGTGAAGGCGGCCTCCGTCTGATCCTGTGCTCCGTCACAGAGTGGATCAGCGCGAAGGCCGTGGTCGTGAGTTTGGTGCATCAAGGCGTCCTGCGGGATGCGTTCGCGGAGTCACACTTCCGGTCGGAGCTGTACGCGTGTCTGACCGCGCGGGGCGACGCGTTGTTCGAGTTGTGCGACGCGTTGTTGTGCACGGACGGGCCGGTGCAGACGCGCGTTGATCTCGCGCTCGCGCCTGAACACCGTCGTGGTCACGGGGCTCTGTACGGCGGGCTGAACCAGGGGCGGATCGATGTCGCAAGGTTGCGTCGTGCCCTGGGCGGGGTGCCGTTGCCGAGGGCGGCGGATGGTCGGCTGGTGCTGGCTGTGGATGTCTCGCCGTGGCTGCGGCCGGACGCCAACACATGTGCTGACCGGTCCTTTTGCCACACGTTCGGCCGGGGCGAGGGCAAGCATCAGATGGTCCCGGGCTGGCCATACTCGGTGGTGGCCGCGCTGGAGACCGGCCGCACGTCCTGGACGGCGGTGCTGGACGCGGTCCGCCTGGAGCCCGGCGCCGACGTCGCAGCGGTGACGGCAGCCCAGCTCCGCGAGGTCGTCGAGCGGCTCGTCGCCGCCGGTCAGTGGAAGCCGGGCGGCCTGGAGGTCCTGGTGGTGCTGGACGCCGGATATGACGCACCCCGCATCGCCCACCTGCTGGCGGGGTTGCCCGTTGAGATCGTCGGGCGGCTCCGTTCGGACCGCGTGATGCGGCGGCCGACACCGCCACGGGTCTACGACCCCAAGGGCGGCCGGCCGCCCAAGCACGGTGGCGAGTTCGTCTTCGGCGACCCACCTACCTGGGGCGCCGAGCAGGCCGTGACCGTCACCGACACCCGCCTCTACGGCAAAGCGACGGCGCAGGCGTGGGACCGGCTACACCCGCGGCTGACCCGGAGGGCGGCCTGGATTGATCACGACGGACCGCTGCCCATCATCGAGGGAACCGTCATCCGTCTGACCGTGGAGAAGCTGCCCAGCGGCGGGGTGAACGAGCCAGTATGGCTGTGGTGGTCGGGCACCGCCGCCACCAAGGCCGATGTCGACCGCTGCTGGCAGTCCTTCCTCCGCCGCTTCGACCTGGAGCACACTTTCCGCCTGTTCAAGCAGACACTCGGGTGGACCAAGCCCCGACTTTGCAGCTCGGAGGCTGCCGACCGGTGGACGTGGCTGGTGATTGCCGCCTATGCCGAGCTCCGGCTCGCGCGGCCGCTGGCCGCCGATCTCCGGCGCCCGTGGGAGAAACCGGCTCCGCCGAACAGGCTCACGCCCGCCCGGGTCCGC
This region of Streptomyces caelestis genomic DNA includes:
- a CDS encoding pectate lyase, producing the protein MSAPAEQRVRHRRRVTKRRAVIAGLSAFGITGAAIVTTSMLSTAGAASSWPTDKGKTPVSATIPVSGVRDGGMKMFYGSGALGGDSQDEGQAPLFELADGAVLKNVIIGTPAADGVHCKGSCTLQNVWWTDVGEDAASFKGKSSSAVYKVIGGGAKNADDKVLQFNGAGTLNVSGFQVQNAGKLVRSCGNCKTQYKRTVVLSDIDVTAPMNSIVGVNANYGDTATLSKIRIHGDSKKKIKTCVRFEGNNTGKEPKELTPAGPDGKTCKFKASDISYQ
- a CDS encoding NF041680 family putative transposase, which codes for MSLVHQGVLRDAFAESHFRSELYACLTARGDALFELCDALLCTDGPVQTRVDLALAPEHRRGHGALYGGLNQGRIDVARLRRALGGVPLPRAADGRLVLAVDVSPWLRPDANTCADRSFCHTFGRGEGKHQMVPGWPYSVVAALETGRTSWTAVLDAVRLEPGADVAAVTAAQLREVVERLVAAGQWKPGGLEVLVVLDAGYDAPRIAHLLAGLPVEIVGRLRSDRVMRRPTPPRVYDPKGGRPPKHGGEFVFGDPPTWGAEQAVTVTDTRLYGKATAQAWDRLHPRLTRRAAWIDHDGPLPIIEGTVIRLTVEKLPSGGVNEPVWLWWSGTAATKADVDRCWQSFLRRFDLEHTFRLFKQTLGWTKPRLCSSEAADRWTWLVIAAYAELRLARPLAADLRRPWEKPAPPNRLTPARVRRGFRNLCTETGSPDSAPKPSRPGPGRPPGSQNRHPATRHGVGRVLATGEAYSRPAHHKKGTRPRRTKERQT